The Williamwhitmania taraxaci genome includes a window with the following:
- a CDS encoding T9SS type B sorting domain-containing protein: MNRIIAIAAFILINLHCFATHNRAGEITYRQISGSTYEIIVVTYTSSLPGTADRPSLMVSFGDNVSLEVARYELIFLSNNYKRNTYKVQHTFPGAGTYDIMVEDPNRNYGVKNIPNSVFTVFTIKSTLVINAALGNNTTPQLLNPPIDLAGKFKLFVHNPAAYDAEGDSISYALTSCLGEDGNPIPGYVYPPATESISVNPTTGDLIWKTPSDTGSFNVAINVMEWRNGIKIGNIVRDMQIDVRNTTNNPPINDPLLRVCTEAGKKITLLVTSRDQDNDPVSHKVIGGPLSLAISPANELKLVSVSSGIVTSEFSWKTDCSHIRAQPYEVILKAEDNNSRLNLVDMDPILISIKGPAPKNLVAEPATNAVTLRWESCGCGNASSYNIYRKVDPSTYIIDSCTTGVLPLFGFTKVGTVGPSNLEFIDNNNGSGLVLGGNYCYRIAAVFDLGLEGYVSDEVCTTLVPGLPFISNVSVEEDDLSSGRVDIAWRVPSDFDAVQFPGPYKYNIFRSADLWGSNFQPIGSITGSLSDTTYSDTPVNTIDGPYSYMVELFDLSKNMKVGYPGIASTTLPELQATDEQINIHMANNTPWQNNTYQIFRSDAGDPFSLINTIDSRDYSDQYLTNGKDYTYFAISQGTYTYKNAQFATVNRSHIRSLKPLDNIPPCAPSLSIAVSCDSLYNMLNWTLPTGPCSHDVASYILYYSNLVDKDMDSLTYIPKADQLNYLHYPSKNLGGAYGIVAVDSAGNRSAMTRAVASDSCSLYDLPNVFTPNGDGINDLFVPINQTYQYVERISIKIFNRYGELVFETTDPEIRWNGKVKGSDKLASPGVYYYICDIWELRSVGVFQGPPKVGFVYLLSDKSKNSSD; encoded by the coding sequence ATGAATCGAATCATAGCCATTGCCGCTTTTATACTGATTAATTTACATTGCTTTGCTACACATAACAGAGCGGGTGAAATTACCTATCGCCAGATTTCTGGTTCCACTTACGAGATCATTGTTGTCACCTACACCAGTTCGCTTCCGGGTACAGCGGATCGGCCTTCGCTAATGGTCTCATTTGGCGACAATGTCTCCTTGGAAGTTGCCCGCTACGAGCTGATCTTCCTCTCTAATAATTATAAGCGCAACACCTATAAGGTTCAGCACACCTTTCCCGGTGCTGGTACTTACGATATTATGGTGGAGGATCCTAATAGGAACTATGGCGTTAAAAATATCCCAAACTCGGTATTTACCGTATTTACAATCAAATCGACATTGGTAATTAATGCCGCTTTGGGTAACAATACCACTCCACAACTCTTAAATCCTCCCATCGACTTGGCCGGAAAGTTTAAACTATTCGTGCACAATCCCGCAGCTTATGACGCCGAAGGCGATAGCATTTCCTATGCCCTTACTTCTTGCTTAGGTGAGGATGGAAACCCTATACCAGGCTACGTTTACCCTCCAGCAACCGAGAGTATATCCGTTAATCCTACTACCGGAGACCTTATTTGGAAAACACCTTCCGATACAGGAAGTTTCAACGTGGCAATCAATGTAATGGAATGGCGCAATGGAATTAAGATAGGAAACATTGTGCGCGACATGCAAATCGATGTGCGAAACACTACCAACAACCCACCGATTAACGATCCGCTTCTGCGGGTTTGCACTGAAGCGGGCAAAAAAATAACCCTTCTGGTAACTTCTCGTGATCAGGACAACGATCCGGTTTCACACAAAGTTATTGGTGGTCCTCTATCGCTAGCCATTAGTCCTGCCAATGAACTTAAGCTTGTTTCCGTAAGCTCAGGGATAGTTACTTCTGAATTTAGTTGGAAAACCGATTGTTCCCATATAAGGGCGCAACCGTATGAAGTTATATTAAAGGCCGAGGATAATAACTCTAGGCTTAATTTGGTAGACATGGATCCCATTCTGATTTCCATAAAAGGTCCTGCTCCCAAAAACCTTGTTGCCGAACCTGCTACTAATGCCGTTACACTTCGATGGGAGTCTTGCGGCTGTGGAAATGCCTCCTCCTACAATATATATCGAAAGGTCGATCCATCTACCTACATAATTGATTCTTGCACAACAGGCGTTTTGCCCCTTTTTGGATTTACAAAAGTTGGAACAGTTGGTCCTTCAAACCTCGAGTTTATTGATAATAATAATGGGAGCGGGCTTGTTCTTGGTGGAAATTACTGTTATCGTATTGCAGCCGTTTTTGACTTGGGTCTCGAAGGATATGTTTCCGATGAGGTATGCACCACGTTAGTTCCAGGCTTGCCATTTATTTCTAATGTGAGCGTCGAGGAGGATGATCTTTCATCTGGTCGTGTCGATATCGCTTGGCGTGTTCCATCCGACTTTGATGCGGTTCAATTTCCAGGGCCTTATAAATACAATATTTTTCGGAGTGCCGATTTGTGGGGCAGCAACTTCCAGCCGATTGGTTCAATCACTGGATCTCTTTCCGACACTACCTATTCCGATACGCCCGTTAATACCATTGACGGACCATACTCCTATATGGTGGAATTGTTTGACCTTTCAAAGAATATGAAGGTTGGATACCCAGGAATAGCGTCCACTACTTTGCCCGAGTTGCAGGCAACCGATGAGCAGATTAATATTCATATGGCCAATAACACTCCGTGGCAAAACAACACCTACCAAATCTTTCGTAGCGATGCGGGTGACCCTTTTAGCCTGATTAATACCATCGATTCACGCGATTATAGCGATCAATACCTAACTAATGGAAAAGACTATACCTACTTTGCCATTAGCCAAGGAACCTACACGTATAAGAATGCGCAATTTGCAACAGTTAATCGCTCCCATATACGAAGCCTTAAACCTCTCGATAACATTCCTCCCTGTGCACCATCGCTATCCATTGCGGTAAGCTGCGATAGTCTTTATAATATGCTTAATTGGACACTACCTACTGGTCCTTGTTCTCACGATGTGGCATCCTACATACTCTACTACTCCAACTTAGTGGATAAGGATATGGATAGTTTAACATACATACCAAAGGCCGATCAGTTGAACTATCTTCACTACCCATCCAAGAATCTTGGTGGGGCTTACGGTATTGTTGCTGTCGATTCGGCTGGGAATAGAAGCGCTATGACAAGAGCCGTGGCATCAGATAGCTGTAGTTTGTATGATCTTCCCAATGTTTTTACTCCTAACGGTGATGGGATAAATGATCTGTTTGTTCCGATTAATCAGACCTATCAGTATGTAGAGCGAATATCCATAAAGATTTTTAACCGGTATGGAGAGTTGGTGTTCGAAACTACCGATCCAGAAATCCGATGGAATGGAAAGGTTAAGGGTAGCGACAAATTAGCCTCGCCCGGTGTTTACTACTATATTTGTGATATTTGGGAGTTGCGATCGGTAGGCGTATTTCAAGGTCCCCCTAAGGTTGGATTTGTCTACCTTTTGAGTGATAAATCAAAAAATAGTTCCGATTAA
- a CDS encoding DUF6702 family protein, with protein sequence MGASLLSLFFAAALSFSFHPVHVSVSTVEVNLDSSSVMVQVKLFTDDFQHFVSRLNATELKLGTREENPQANEHMVGYLTKHLFVELNSKPIALTFFDRKMNEESIWIIMKGVIEKPRKGKFILNSAQVENTILLDLFDDQSNLVIFSLGNGTEKGYMMNITNLRQEIELK encoded by the coding sequence ATGGGAGCCTCCTTGCTTAGTCTTTTCTTTGCTGCTGCCTTGAGTTTTTCGTTTCATCCAGTGCACGTATCCGTTTCAACCGTCGAGGTCAATTTAGACAGTTCGTCTGTTATGGTGCAGGTGAAACTTTTTACGGATGATTTTCAGCACTTCGTGAGTAGACTCAATGCTACGGAACTTAAGTTGGGGACCAGGGAAGAAAATCCTCAGGCCAACGAACATATGGTTGGATATCTTACCAAACATCTTTTTGTTGAACTGAATAGCAAACCTATAGCCCTTACTTTCTTTGATCGGAAAATGAATGAAGAGTCTATTTGGATTATCATGAAGGGGGTTATTGAAAAACCTCGGAAAGGTAAGTTTATCCTGAATTCTGCTCAAGTCGAGAATACAATCCTTTTAGACCTTTTTGATGATCAAAGTAACTTGGTCATTTTTAGTCTAGGTAATGGAACCGAAAAGGGGTATATGATGAATATTACTAACTTACGGCAGGAGATTGAACTAAAGTAA
- the pyk gene encoding pyruvate kinase: MVKRTKIVATISDRRCEVEFLQRLYNEGMNVVRLNTAHQSPSDSIKLIENVRKVSNKIAILVDTKGPEIRTTQMISGAGFDVVTGDKIIVRGNPEELSSRECLYLSYENVVADVHVGASLLIDDGDIGMEVISKSADSLVCEVKNHGTIKGRKSVNIPGVSISLPSLSEKDINFIHFAIDQKIDFIAHSFVRRKEDLIGIQQILDERKSPIRLIAKIENQEGVDNIEEILDHAYGIMVARGDLGIEIPAEKIPVIQRRLIRKCTESKKPVIIATQMLHTMITNPRPTRAEVSDIANAIYQRTDAIMLSGETAYGEYPEEAVTVMSTVADEIESQLPPDAEIDFKRINNVVTSVLAKSAVKATCLLPIKAVVVDTLSGRTGRYLAAYRGLIPVYAMCYKEHVMRHLALSYGVQAFYMEPRLTKDEFVREAMRTLLEQNKVQLDDLVLVVGGSFGHSNGATFMEISKVSSMLHFGQL, from the coding sequence ATGGTAAAACGTACTAAGATTGTTGCTACAATTAGCGATAGGCGTTGCGAAGTTGAGTTTCTTCAACGATTATACAACGAAGGGATGAATGTGGTTCGATTGAACACCGCTCACCAGTCACCGTCTGATTCGATAAAACTAATTGAGAATGTTCGGAAAGTTTCGAACAAAATTGCCATCTTAGTTGATACCAAGGGTCCCGAAATTCGCACAACTCAGATGATTAGTGGCGCTGGGTTTGATGTGGTTACCGGCGACAAAATTATTGTTCGTGGAAACCCTGAAGAGCTCTCCTCCCGCGAATGCTTGTATTTGAGCTACGAAAATGTCGTGGCCGATGTCCATGTGGGCGCATCGCTGCTCATCGACGATGGCGATATTGGCATGGAAGTGATTTCTAAGAGCGCCGATAGTTTAGTGTGCGAGGTGAAGAATCACGGCACCATTAAAGGACGCAAAAGTGTCAATATCCCCGGTGTTTCCATCTCCTTACCCTCTCTTTCCGAGAAGGATATAAATTTCATTCACTTTGCCATCGATCAAAAAATCGACTTTATCGCACATTCCTTTGTACGCCGAAAGGAAGACCTTATCGGAATTCAACAAATTCTGGATGAGCGGAAGAGCCCCATACGCCTGATTGCCAAGATTGAAAACCAAGAAGGTGTCGATAATATTGAGGAGATCCTCGATCATGCCTATGGAATCATGGTGGCACGGGGTGATCTTGGCATTGAAATCCCGGCTGAGAAGATTCCTGTGATCCAAAGACGGTTAATTCGCAAGTGCACCGAGAGCAAGAAACCGGTGATTATTGCTACTCAAATGCTGCACACCATGATCACCAATCCTCGCCCTACTCGCGCCGAGGTGAGCGATATCGCCAACGCAATATACCAGCGCACCGATGCCATTATGCTTAGTGGGGAAACGGCTTATGGCGAGTATCCCGAGGAGGCTGTAACCGTTATGTCTACCGTTGCCGACGAAATTGAGTCGCAACTCCCGCCTGATGCCGAGATCGACTTCAAACGTATCAACAATGTGGTGACTTCGGTCTTGGCAAAATCAGCTGTAAAGGCTACCTGTCTACTTCCAATCAAAGCAGTAGTCGTTGATACGCTATCAGGCCGTACCGGAAGATACTTAGCCGCATACCGGGGGTTGATTCCCGTTTACGCCATGTGCTACAAGGAGCATGTAATGCGCCACTTGGCCTTATCATATGGCGTTCAAGCGTTCTATATGGAGCCTCGACTCACAAAGGATGAGTTTGTCCGGGAGGCAATGAGAACATTATTGGAGCAGAATAAGGTCCAGCTCGACGACCTCGTACTCGTGGTAGGAGGTAGCTTTGGACATAGCAATGGCGCCACCTTCATGGAGATATCAAAAGTGTCGAGCATGCTTCATTTCGGTCAGTTGTAA
- the xerD gene encoding site-specific tyrosine recombinase XerD, with translation MRIEEAIEGYASFLRLEKGLSENSIVAYTSDMDKLWQFANQELNKQTVETLSQQDLEAFIVSLESNGLNKRSQARTLSGVKGFFRYLMLEDVLVNDPTELLLAPKVGRKLPIVLSTEEIDAIISAIDLSKPEGQRNKAILETLYSCGLRVSELVGLSLSNLHFSEGFIKVVGKGNKERLVPISPRAVKEIEYYYIDRNKLTPDSASKDIVFLNRRGKKLSRVMIFTITKLLAEQAGIKKTISPHTFRHSFATHLVEGGADLRAVQEMLGHESILTTEIYTHLDTTFLRETIMQFHPRA, from the coding sequence ATGCGAATAGAGGAAGCGATAGAAGGATATGCCAGCTTTTTAAGGTTGGAGAAAGGGCTTTCCGAAAACTCAATAGTGGCCTACACTTCGGACATGGATAAGCTGTGGCAATTCGCGAACCAAGAGTTAAATAAGCAAACGGTAGAGACGCTTTCGCAGCAAGACCTAGAAGCATTTATTGTATCGCTCGAATCGAATGGGCTAAACAAGCGAAGCCAGGCGCGGACGCTCTCCGGTGTAAAAGGATTCTTTAGGTACCTTATGCTCGAGGATGTTTTGGTAAACGATCCCACCGAGTTGCTCCTTGCACCGAAAGTTGGGCGAAAGCTACCAATTGTTCTTTCGACCGAAGAAATCGATGCGATTATTAGTGCCATTGACCTAAGTAAGCCCGAGGGTCAGCGCAATAAGGCGATACTGGAAACGCTATATAGCTGTGGATTGCGGGTGTCGGAACTGGTAGGGTTAAGCCTATCGAACCTCCACTTTTCGGAAGGATTTATAAAGGTAGTGGGAAAAGGGAATAAGGAGCGGCTTGTTCCGATAAGCCCACGAGCGGTGAAGGAGATTGAATACTACTATATTGATCGAAACAAGTTAACTCCCGACTCGGCTAGCAAAGACATTGTGTTTCTTAATAGAAGAGGAAAAAAACTCTCTCGGGTAATGATCTTTACCATTACAAAACTACTTGCGGAACAAGCGGGAATAAAGAAAACCATCAGTCCGCATACCTTTAGGCACAGCTTTGCGACCCATTTGGTGGAAGGAGGAGCCGACTTACGGGCCGTGCAGGAGATGCTTGGCCACGAATCTATCCTTACGACGGAGATTTACACCCACCTAGACACCACCTTCCTGAGGGAGACAATCATGCAGTTTCACCCAAGAGCGTAA
- a CDS encoding DEAD/DEAH box helicase has protein sequence MESAENSIFKKKLSSELSTALEAAGIIEPTQLQQNTISRVKSGANCICIGPAGCGKSTSILIGVIQSLKSALNDVPRAIIVVSDREKAIELKERFNALVRQSELRVFCAIDGEKHEQQKDKIYAGSDVVIGTARRFNELYSNNGLNLAALKMFVVDDGELVIKNEVHSQIERLAGGVGKAQWLVYGHTYTEKMQRFAENHMGLYEVIEVEE, from the coding sequence ATGGAATCAGCAGAGAACAGCATATTCAAAAAGAAGCTCAGCAGCGAACTTTCAACCGCACTTGAGGCAGCAGGAATAATTGAACCCACACAACTACAGCAGAACACGATTTCGAGGGTAAAGTCGGGAGCGAACTGCATCTGTATAGGCCCTGCCGGGTGTGGCAAATCCACAAGCATTCTGATAGGTGTTATTCAAAGCCTTAAATCGGCGCTAAACGATGTGCCACGAGCGATCATCGTGGTGTCGGATAGGGAAAAAGCGATTGAGCTAAAAGAGCGATTCAACGCCCTCGTTCGGCAATCGGAGCTGCGCGTATTTTGCGCGATTGATGGGGAGAAGCATGAACAACAAAAGGATAAAATATATGCCGGCTCTGATGTGGTAATTGGTACTGCTCGCCGGTTTAACGAGCTATACTCGAACAACGGTCTGAATCTTGCTGCGCTAAAAATGTTTGTAGTAGACGATGGCGAACTCGTTATAAAGAATGAAGTTCACTCGCAAATAGAGAGACTTGCCGGCGGTGTAGGAAAGGCTCAATGGCTGGTATATGGGCATACGTATACGGAGAAAATGCAACGCTTTGCCGAGAACCATATGGGCCTATATGAAGTAATTGAGGTAGAAGAATAG
- a CDS encoding ferritin family protein, giving the protein MKRIFLFAFVGLVALASCNQSAPEKTIANLKDGIKGETTASAKYSAFAQKAREEGYDTIAKLFDAASKAEMIHATNHTKVLTDLGVAMEAFNPEFEVKTTAENLQAAITGETYEIDSMYPRFLDDAKAEKVEKATKSFTWAMDTEKKHQSFYAASLEALNGAGEKTLPFEYFVCPVCGNTYDKATLEPKCGFCQTDQEKFIAI; this is encoded by the coding sequence ATGAAACGAATTTTTTTGTTTGCTTTCGTAGGCTTAGTTGCCTTAGCTAGCTGTAATCAATCAGCACCTGAAAAAACAATTGCCAATTTAAAGGATGGCATTAAAGGCGAAACAACCGCTAGCGCCAAGTATTCAGCATTTGCCCAAAAGGCTAGGGAAGAGGGCTACGATACCATCGCCAAACTTTTTGATGCCGCTTCCAAGGCCGAAATGATTCACGCGACTAACCACACTAAGGTGCTTACCGATCTTGGCGTTGCTATGGAGGCGTTTAATCCAGAGTTTGAGGTGAAAACCACTGCCGAAAACCTTCAGGCTGCAATAACAGGTGAAACTTACGAGATTGACTCCATGTATCCCCGATTCCTCGACGATGCTAAGGCCGAAAAGGTAGAAAAAGCCACCAAATCGTTTACTTGGGCTATGGATACTGAGAAAAAACATCAGTCATTCTACGCCGCTTCGCTTGAGGCATTAAATGGTGCAGGCGAAAAAACGCTTCCTTTCGAGTATTTTGTTTGTCCTGTATGTGGCAACACCTACGATAAGGCCACGTTAGAACCTAAATGTGGTTTCTGCCAAACAGACCAAGAAAAGTTTATTGCAATATAA
- a CDS encoding DUF2231 domain-containing protein, which yields MFSLSHIHPMLVHFPIALVAFGFLADCSSLFFKKEACLSKMGFYLLLAGTVTALTALLSGLFFTSEMTGSAGEVMETHELFAWLTISALVITSLLRIYMLKEKQEGSRLKWLAFGFYAAAAILVSITGFFGGTLVYNYMMPL from the coding sequence ATGTTCTCACTCAGTCACATTCACCCCATGTTGGTGCACTTCCCAATCGCCTTGGTTGCGTTTGGATTCTTAGCCGATTGCTCCTCGCTCTTCTTTAAGAAAGAGGCTTGTTTGTCCAAGATGGGTTTTTACCTGTTATTGGCAGGAACGGTAACTGCCCTGACAGCCTTGCTTTCGGGATTGTTTTTTACTTCCGAAATGACCGGTTCTGCGGGTGAAGTGATGGAAACGCACGAGTTGTTTGCCTGGCTTACCATTTCGGCCTTAGTGATTACCTCTCTTTTACGCATTTATATGCTCAAGGAAAAGCAGGAGGGAAGCCGATTGAAATGGTTGGCTTTCGGTTTTTATGCGGCTGCAGCAATCTTAGTTAGTATTACCGGTTTTTTTGGGGGGACGCTTGTCTATAACTACATGATGCCCCTTTAA
- a CDS encoding TFIIB-type zinc ribbon-containing protein, with protein MNCPKCNTSLIVANTQGVEVDHCPSCHGVWLDRGELEKIIDRSTGFWPNEEDDHRDHGYRSNHGNNHHREGFGNTDHTKRRKSFLSEMFDF; from the coding sequence ATGAATTGTCCAAAGTGTAATACCTCTCTTATAGTTGCGAATACACAAGGTGTAGAAGTCGATCATTGTCCCAGCTGCCATGGTGTTTGGTTGGATCGCGGTGAGTTAGAAAAAATCATCGACCGTTCAACCGGCTTTTGGCCAAACGAAGAGGATGACCATCGTGACCATGGCTACCGTTCCAATCATGGCAACAACCATCATCGTGAAGGCTTTGGAAATACTGATCATACAAAGCGCCGAAAAAGTTTTTTGTCCGAAATGTTTGATTTCTAG